One window of Mesorhizobium sp. WSM4904 genomic DNA carries:
- a CDS encoding ThuA domain-containing protein yields MTIRAVVWGENIHERTNEVVASIYPQGMHTTIANALNADEAISASTATLEQPEHGLPESRLAETDVLVWWGHKDHGAVADEVVERVARRVFEGMGLIVLHSGHFSKIFKRLTGTPCTLKWREAGERERLWVTSPSHPIAEGIGEYFELENEEMYGEQFAVPEPLETVFISWFQGGEVFRSGLTYRRGAGNVFYFRPGHETYPTYHDATVHKVLRNAVKWAHNPQGSKPAILDAPNVPVEKALEPIVERGGKLHASGEAGFR; encoded by the coding sequence ATGACAATACGCGCTGTCGTCTGGGGCGAGAACATCCATGAGCGAACCAACGAGGTGGTAGCCTCCATCTATCCGCAAGGCATGCACACCACCATCGCCAACGCGCTCAACGCCGACGAGGCGATCTCCGCATCGACCGCGACGCTGGAGCAGCCGGAGCACGGCCTGCCGGAATCCCGCCTTGCCGAGACCGACGTGCTCGTCTGGTGGGGCCATAAGGACCACGGCGCGGTGGCCGATGAGGTGGTAGAGCGCGTCGCCCGCCGCGTCTTCGAAGGCATGGGGCTGATCGTGCTTCATTCCGGCCATTTCTCGAAAATCTTCAAGCGGCTGACGGGTACGCCCTGCACGCTGAAATGGCGCGAGGCCGGCGAGCGCGAGCGGCTCTGGGTGACGAGCCCCAGCCATCCGATCGCCGAAGGCATCGGCGAGTATTTCGAGCTCGAGAACGAGGAGATGTATGGCGAGCAGTTCGCCGTTCCCGAGCCGCTGGAAACGGTCTTCATTTCCTGGTTCCAGGGCGGTGAGGTGTTCCGCTCGGGCCTGACCTACCGGCGCGGCGCGGGCAACGTCTTCTACTTCCGACCTGGCCATGAGACCTATCCGACCTATCACGACGCCACCGTGCACAAGGTGCTGCGCAACGCGGTGAAGTGGGCGCATAACCCGCAAGGCTCGAAGCCGGCCATCCTCGACGCGCCGAACGTGCCGGTCGAGAAGGCGCTGGAGCCGATCGTCGAGCGCGGCGGCAAGCTGCACGCATCCGGCGAGGCCGGTTTCCGCTAG
- a CDS encoding IS110 family transposase → MQAIRFGIDLAKNVFQVHGVDAAGQVVVQRQLRRAQVEKFFAAQPPALIGMEACGSAHHWARTLSALGHEVKLMPPAYVKPYVARNKNDARDAQGCCEAVSRPDMRFVPIKTVEQQWARALHRTRDLLVRQRTQLANAMRGQLYEMGLIGAKGAAGIEALLQRIEAADEAIPAALLICLAPLAGQWRALDGEIGKLDKQILAQVRQQRAALRLTTIPSVGPIIAHAAVATIGDGRQFASARDFAAWLGLTRKSHDTGGKHSLTGHISRAGDRDLRRLLILGASSWLRQVRAKPDKGSPWVRGLLARRPVKVAVVAQAAKTARIIWAMLQSGQEYRAPTAA, encoded by the coding sequence ATGCAAGCTATCAGATTTGGAATCGATTTGGCCAAGAACGTGTTTCAGGTGCACGGCGTGGATGCAGCCGGGCAGGTGGTGGTGCAGCGCCAGCTGCGGCGCGCGCAGGTGGAGAAGTTCTTCGCCGCGCAGCCGCCGGCGCTGATCGGCATGGAGGCGTGCGGCTCGGCCCATCATTGGGCCCGCACGCTGAGCGCGCTCGGCCACGAGGTCAAGCTGATGCCGCCGGCCTATGTGAAGCCCTATGTTGCGCGCAACAAGAACGATGCCCGCGATGCGCAAGGCTGTTGCGAGGCGGTGAGCCGGCCCGACATGCGCTTCGTGCCGATCAAGACGGTCGAACAGCAATGGGCCCGAGCGCTGCATCGCACACGTGACCTTCTGGTGCGCCAGCGCACGCAACTGGCCAACGCCATGCGTGGGCAGCTCTATGAGATGGGTCTGATAGGTGCCAAGGGGGCCGCAGGCATCGAGGCCCTGCTGCAGCGCATCGAGGCAGCCGATGAAGCCATTCCCGCGGCGCTGTTGATCTGTCTGGCGCCTCTGGCCGGGCAATGGCGGGCGCTGGATGGCGAGATCGGCAAGCTGGACAAGCAGATCCTGGCTCAGGTCAGGCAGCAGCGAGCGGCCTTGCGGCTGACGACGATCCCGAGCGTCGGCCCGATCATCGCGCATGCAGCCGTCGCCACCATCGGCGATGGCCGCCAGTTCGCTTCGGCCAGGGACTTCGCCGCCTGGCTGGGCCTGACCCGCAAGAGCCATGACACCGGCGGCAAGCACAGCTTGACGGGCCATATCAGCCGCGCCGGCGACAGGGACCTGCGAAGGCTGCTCATTCTGGGCGCCAGTTCCTGGTTGCGCCAGGTCAGGGCCAAACCCGACAAGGGCTCACCCTGGGTTCGCGGCCTGCTGGCCAGGCGGCCGGTCAAGGTCGCCGTCGTCGCCCAGGCGGCCAAGACCGCCCGCATCATCTGGGCAATGCTGCAATCGGGACAGGAATACAGGGCGCCGACTGCGGCATAA
- a CDS encoding methyltransferase domain-containing protein has protein sequence MSALATRSLVPEILDGLPPDDARARRSRRDIARINALMLHAPIMASLMRKFLPRPPGRILEIGAGDGTFMLKVARRMARDWRDVELTMLDRVGLVTPELTADFAALGWRLETITADVFDWAKKDPMGNAGDWPFDAITVNLFLHHFDDDGLLRLFSRLQRKAPLILATEPLRAGLALTATRLLPAIGANDVTRHDAAQSVRAGFRASELSDLWSAAGGIPLEERRAGLFSHVFAGEARMPARNAA, from the coding sequence ATGAGTGCGCTCGCCACGCGCAGCCTCGTTCCGGAAATCCTGGACGGGCTTCCGCCCGACGACGCGCGGGCGCGCCGCTCGCGCCGCGATATCGCCCGCATCAACGCGCTGATGCTCCACGCGCCGATCATGGCGTCGCTGATGCGGAAATTTCTGCCGAGGCCGCCCGGCCGCATCCTGGAGATCGGTGCCGGCGACGGCACCTTCATGCTGAAGGTGGCGCGGCGCATGGCAAGGGACTGGCGCGACGTGGAACTGACGATGCTCGATCGCGTCGGCCTTGTCACGCCGGAGCTCACGGCGGATTTTGCCGCGCTGGGATGGCGGCTCGAAACCATCACCGCCGACGTCTTCGATTGGGCGAAGAAGGACCCGATGGGGAACGCCGGTGACTGGCCCTTCGACGCGATCACGGTCAATCTCTTCCTGCATCATTTCGACGACGACGGACTGCTGCGCCTGTTTTCGCGGCTGCAACGCAAGGCTCCGCTCATCCTGGCGACCGAACCGCTCCGCGCGGGCTTGGCGTTGACCGCGACCCGCCTTCTGCCGGCAATCGGCGCCAACGATGTCACCAGGCACGACGCCGCCCAGAGCGTGCGCGCCGGCTTCCGCGCCAGCGAGCTTTCCGACCTCTGGAGCGCCGCCGGCGGCATCCCGCTCGAGGAGCGGCGCGCCGGGCTTTTCTCGCACGTCTTTGCCGGCGAAGCGCGTATGCCGGCCAGGAATGCGGCATGA
- a CDS encoding RNA-binding protein — protein MAFTKHSGVFTPIELELLQRVFDQLCDERRLALKDGDQRQQLACEVIEAFQNGFTAEAELWQSLSKRHSARA, from the coding sequence ATGGCTTTCACCAAACACAGCGGCGTATTCACGCCGATCGAGCTGGAACTTCTTCAAAGGGTATTCGACCAGTTGTGCGACGAGCGCCGTCTGGCCCTTAAAGACGGGGACCAAAGACAACAGCTTGCCTGCGAAGTCATAGAAGCTTTCCAGAACGGCTTCACCGCCGAAGCGGAGTTATGGCAGTCGCTTTCGAAGCGCCACTCGGCCAGAGCGTGA
- a CDS encoding DUF2231 domain-containing protein — protein MADHTIPHNPHSTASIAGHPVHAMLIPFPIAFFVATFVCDLVFWRTGNPAWVAPSLWLLGAGLIMAALAALAGLTDILGDAQIRNLRDVWLHAGGNVIVVLIELYNWYFRYIHGEAAVVPVGLVLSLIVVLILLFTGWKGWGMVYRHHVGVADGPAEMH, from the coding sequence ATGGCTGACCATACGATTCCCCACAATCCGCACAGCACGGCAAGCATTGCCGGCCATCCCGTCCATGCAATGCTGATACCGTTCCCGATCGCCTTCTTCGTCGCGACCTTCGTTTGCGACCTCGTCTTCTGGCGAACCGGCAATCCGGCCTGGGTCGCGCCGTCGCTCTGGCTCCTCGGGGCCGGTCTGATCATGGCCGCGCTGGCCGCTCTTGCCGGCCTGACCGACATACTGGGCGACGCTCAGATCCGTAATCTTCGGGATGTATGGCTTCACGCCGGCGGCAACGTGATTGTCGTCCTGATCGAGCTCTACAACTGGTACTTTCGATATATCCACGGAGAAGCGGCGGTGGTGCCGGTCGGACTGGTCCTGTCGCTAATCGTCGTCCTCATCCTTCTGTTCACCGGCTGGAAGGGCTGGGGAATGGTCTACCGGCATCACGTCGGCGTCGCCGACGGACCGGCTGAAATGCACTGA
- a CDS encoding glycosyltransferase, whose product MRILLSTYGSRGDVEPVVALGSRLQALGAEVRVSVPGDEEFAALCARAGVPLAPAFAPVREWTKEMMRRRRSASPEGRAKLISGQAAEIVARQYDTLMAAAEGCDAVVACGLFPSCAAARLVAEQRGIRYILGTFCPIWLPSAHNRPFEYPGHPLPAGVTDNMALWDHDIRTKNALFGGAINSHRASLGLPPLDNVRDYVYGDPVLLACDPTLGPWLPSDLIGALQTGAWILADERPLPDGLEAFLEAGAPPVYVGFGSIAVASEAGRAAIEAIRAKGRRTVIAHGWAELGPIDERDDCFAVGDVNQQALFGRLAAVIHHGGAGTTVAAARAGAPQVVVPQIGDQSYWGRRVVELGIGAAHDGPTPTAESLSEALETALAPETRVRAGAAAHLIRPDGAAVAAKLLIEALGGG is encoded by the coding sequence ATGCGGATTTTGTTGTCGACTTACGGCTCGCGCGGCGACGTCGAGCCAGTGGTGGCGCTTGGCTCGCGACTGCAGGCGCTCGGCGCCGAGGTGCGGGTGAGCGTCCCCGGTGATGAGGAATTTGCCGCGCTGTGCGCCCGCGCCGGCGTGCCGCTGGCGCCGGCCTTCGCGCCGGTGCGTGAATGGACAAAGGAGATGATGCGGCGCAGGAGATCGGCGTCGCCCGAGGGCCGGGCCAAGCTTATCTCCGGCCAGGCGGCCGAGATCGTCGCCAGGCAATACGATACGCTCATGGCGGCCGCCGAAGGCTGCGATGCAGTGGTGGCGTGCGGCCTTTTTCCTTCCTGCGCCGCGGCGCGGCTGGTCGCCGAGCAGCGGGGCATCCGCTACATCCTTGGCACCTTTTGTCCGATCTGGCTCCCGTCGGCGCACAACCGGCCATTTGAGTATCCCGGACATCCGCTTCCTGCTGGCGTGACCGACAACATGGCGCTCTGGGACCATGATATCCGGACCAAGAACGCGCTGTTCGGCGGCGCGATCAACAGTCACCGCGCGTCGCTCGGGCTGCCTCCGTTGGACAACGTCCGCGACTATGTCTACGGCGATCCCGTCCTGCTTGCCTGCGACCCGACGCTCGGGCCCTGGCTGCCCTCGGACCTGATCGGCGCCCTGCAGACCGGCGCCTGGATCTTGGCCGACGAACGGCCGCTTCCCGACGGGCTGGAGGCGTTCCTCGAAGCCGGCGCGCCGCCGGTCTATGTCGGCTTCGGCTCCATTGCGGTCGCGAGCGAAGCCGGACGCGCGGCCATCGAGGCGATCCGCGCCAAGGGCCGGCGCACGGTCATCGCGCATGGCTGGGCAGAGCTCGGCCCGATCGACGAGCGCGACGATTGCTTCGCCGTCGGCGATGTCAACCAGCAGGCGCTGTTTGGCCGGCTGGCGGCGGTCATCCATCACGGCGGCGCCGGCACGACCGTCGCCGCGGCGCGGGCAGGGGCGCCGCAGGTGGTGGTGCCCCAGATCGGCGACCAGTCCTATTGGGGGCGGCGGGTGGTTGAGCTCGGCATAGGCGCAGCGCATGACGGCCCGACGCCAACAGCGGAGTCATTGTCCGAGGCGCTGGAGACGGCGCTGGCGCCCGAGACCCGTGTCCGGGCAGGCGCGGCCGCTCACTTGATCCGCCCTGACGGCGCGGCGGTGGCGGCAAAGTTGCTGATTGAAGCATTGGGTGGCGGGTGA
- a CDS encoding DUF4239 domain-containing protein → MGEVLVGTAIFACLAGASLVSLMVHERFPAHHRQDDTSAVVRLAANLFVVMSSLVLGLMINSAKNTFEAIDGNVHAFATDLILLDRTLRQYGPETDSARQSLTAYVQRVVDTSAADNDTTVVPNKLSELLLNQVGDILAGLTPADAKQTAAQQAATQQLRKVIEQRWMLAEQSEGAIPAPLIALLVAWLTLIFASFGFRAPRNATVVCTCLISGALVAAAIYLIMDMDTPFSGPIQVSPAPLQRALAELTQ, encoded by the coding sequence ATGGGCGAAGTGCTTGTAGGGACAGCGATCTTTGCTTGTCTGGCCGGGGCCTCGCTGGTCAGCCTGATGGTGCACGAGCGCTTCCCCGCCCACCACCGCCAGGACGACACCAGCGCCGTGGTGCGACTTGCCGCGAACCTCTTCGTGGTGATGTCGTCGCTGGTGCTCGGCCTGATGATCAATTCGGCCAAGAACACGTTCGAGGCCATCGACGGCAATGTCCACGCCTTCGCCACCGATCTCATCCTGCTTGACCGAACGCTCCGACAGTACGGACCGGAGACGGACAGCGCCCGGCAATCGCTCACCGCCTATGTCCAGCGCGTCGTCGACACTTCCGCCGCCGACAACGACACGACCGTCGTCCCGAACAAGCTGTCGGAGCTGCTGCTCAATCAGGTCGGCGATATCCTGGCGGGCTTGACGCCCGCGGACGCCAAGCAGACCGCCGCGCAGCAGGCCGCGACACAGCAGCTGCGGAAGGTGATCGAGCAACGCTGGATGCTGGCCGAGCAGTCCGAGGGCGCCATCCCCGCGCCGCTGATCGCCTTGCTCGTCGCTTGGCTGACACTGATCTTCGCCAGCTTCGGCTTCCGGGCACCGCGCAACGCCACCGTCGTCTGCACTTGCCTCATTTCCGGGGCGTTGGTGGCCGCGGCGATCTATCTGATCATGGACATGGACACGCCCTTCTCCGGCCCGATCCAGGTCTCGCCGGCGCCGCTGCAAAGGGCGCTGGCGGAACTGACGCAGTGA
- a CDS encoding Gfo/Idh/MocA family oxidoreductase, producing the protein MRLLILGTGWMAQEHARRFSAIEGVDIVGAVDVDPARVGEFADNYNIPKRLTSLEAALDWGDFDAVANVTPDRIHHPTTMALIAAGKPVLCEKPLAENFGKASEMADAAEAAGIVNMVNLTYRNVAPLQKARKMVQAGEIGTVRHVEASYLQSWLVSKFWGDWRTDPKWLWRLSRGHGSNGVLGDVGIHILDFASYGAALDIDHVFCRLRAFDKAPDNRIGEYQLDANDSFAMTLDFANGAFGVVHASRWATGHLNELRLRVYGDKGGIEVVHNLNGSLLKACVGENVENAKWEELDAGTVPTNYQRFVDAVGSGVQTEPNFRHAAGLQKVLDLAVVSDEKRAELRANADTQ; encoded by the coding sequence ATGCGGCTTTTGATACTTGGTACCGGCTGGATGGCGCAGGAACATGCCCGCCGCTTCAGCGCCATCGAGGGCGTCGACATCGTCGGCGCGGTCGATGTCGACCCGGCCCGCGTCGGCGAATTCGCCGACAATTACAACATCCCGAAGCGCCTGACCTCGCTGGAGGCGGCGCTCGACTGGGGCGATTTCGACGCCGTCGCCAATGTCACGCCCGACCGCATCCACCACCCAACCACCATGGCGCTGATCGCCGCCGGCAAGCCGGTGCTGTGCGAAAAGCCGCTGGCCGAGAATTTCGGCAAGGCGAGCGAGATGGCCGATGCCGCGGAGGCCGCAGGCATCGTCAACATGGTCAACCTCACCTATCGCAACGTGGCGCCGCTGCAGAAGGCGCGGAAGATGGTGCAGGCGGGTGAGATCGGCACGGTGCGCCATGTCGAGGCGTCCTATTTGCAGAGCTGGCTGGTGTCGAAATTCTGGGGCGACTGGCGCACCGATCCGAAATGGCTGTGGCGGCTGTCGCGCGGCCATGGCTCCAACGGCGTGCTCGGCGACGTCGGCATCCATATCCTCGATTTCGCCAGCTATGGCGCGGCGCTCGACATCGACCATGTCTTCTGCCGGCTGCGCGCCTTCGACAAGGCGCCGGACAACCGCATCGGCGAATATCAGCTCGACGCAAATGACAGCTTCGCCATGACGCTCGACTTCGCCAACGGCGCCTTCGGCGTCGTGCACGCCAGCCGCTGGGCGACCGGTCATCTGAACGAGCTCAGGCTGCGCGTCTATGGCGACAAGGGCGGCATCGAGGTGGTGCACAATCTCAACGGCTCGCTGCTCAAGGCCTGCGTCGGCGAGAATGTCGAGAACGCCAAATGGGAAGAACTCGATGCCGGCACCGTGCCGACCAACTACCAGCGCTTCGTCGATGCCGTTGGCAGCGGCGTGCAGACCGAGCCGAACTTCCGCCACGCCGCGGGCTTGCAGAAGGTGCTGGATCTCGCCGTGGTGTCCGACGAGAAGCGCGCCGAGCTGAGGGCCAACGCGGACACGCAGTGA
- a CDS encoding FAD-dependent oxidoreductase: protein MKRPSTHDAIVIGGGPAGASAALALARRGWAVAIVEKNVFPRRKVCGEYISASNLALLDRLGIGDAWRAEAGPEIRRVGLFSGDTTIEAPMPGARSGPARDGFGRALGRDILDTLLLDAACSAGAEVFQPCRAVAIERDGDGQAVRIQPTGGKAGDEATILRAPVVVAAHGSWEPGPLPSQLGKVNRHSDLLGFKAHFTNSSLPSDLMPLLTFPGGYGGMVLADHGRMSVSCCIRRDRLARLRGSLAAERGGHVSAAEAVGHHIMATCRGARDALEQARLDGPWLAAGPIRPGIRAGYEKGIFRVGNVAGESHPIIAEGISMALQSGWLLAEELGRVAGGKAGREAAGRRYEAAWRGLFSTRVLAAEAIARMALGPGGAALMEAVVRNFPRTLTLGARLSGKTKTVPGLAVSGLAR, encoded by the coding sequence ATGAAGCGGCCATCCACCCATGATGCGATCGTTATCGGCGGCGGTCCGGCCGGCGCTTCGGCGGCGTTGGCGCTGGCCCGGCGCGGATGGGCCGTCGCGATCGTGGAGAAGAACGTGTTTCCGCGCCGCAAGGTGTGCGGCGAATACATCTCGGCAAGCAATCTCGCGCTTCTCGACAGGCTGGGGATCGGCGATGCCTGGCGCGCCGAGGCCGGTCCCGAAATCCGCCGGGTCGGCCTGTTTTCCGGCGACACCACAATCGAGGCCCCGATGCCGGGCGCGCGATCCGGGCCAGCGAGAGACGGCTTCGGCCGCGCGCTCGGCCGCGACATTTTGGACACCTTGCTGCTCGACGCGGCATGCTCGGCCGGCGCTGAAGTCTTCCAGCCTTGCCGTGCCGTCGCCATCGAACGCGATGGCGACGGACAGGCCGTGCGGATCCAGCCGACAGGCGGCAAGGCCGGCGACGAGGCGACGATCCTGCGGGCGCCGGTGGTCGTTGCCGCGCACGGCTCGTGGGAGCCGGGGCCGCTGCCAAGCCAGCTCGGAAAGGTCAATCGCCACTCGGACCTGCTCGGCTTCAAGGCGCATTTCACCAATTCGTCGCTGCCCTCCGACCTGATGCCGCTGCTGACGTTCCCTGGCGGCTATGGCGGCATGGTCCTTGCCGACCATGGCCGCATGTCGGTCTCCTGCTGCATAAGGCGCGATAGGCTGGCCCGGCTGCGCGGCAGCCTTGCCGCCGAACGTGGCGGCCATGTCTCGGCGGCCGAAGCCGTCGGGCATCACATCATGGCGACATGCCGGGGAGCGCGGGATGCCCTGGAGCAAGCCCGCCTCGACGGTCCGTGGCTTGCCGCCGGCCCGATCCGGCCAGGCATCCGCGCCGGCTACGAAAAGGGCATCTTCCGCGTCGGCAACGTCGCCGGCGAGTCGCATCCGATCATCGCCGAGGGCATATCGATGGCGCTTCAGTCCGGCTGGCTTCTGGCGGAGGAGCTCGGCAGGGTGGCCGGAGGGAAGGCGGGGCGAGAGGCAGCCGGGAGGCGCTACGAAGCGGCCTGGCGAGGACTGTTCTCGACGCGTGTCCTTGCCGCTGAAGCGATTGCCCGCATGGCGCTCGGCCCCGGCGGCGCCGCGCTGATGGAGGCGGTCGTCCGTAACTTTCCGCGGACACTGACCCTGGGAGCGCGGCTAAGCGGCAAGACGAAAACGGTCCCCGGTTTGGCCGTTTCAGGCCTGGCTCGATAA
- a CDS encoding class I SAM-dependent methyltransferase: protein MLETDKVFAGSIPENYDRHMVPLIFEPYAADLARRAASLSPGAVLETAAGTGVVTRALAPRLSPGATYIVTDLNQPMLDHAASRQGPDRRITWRQADALALPFEDAAFDVVCCQFGAMFFPDRSTAYREAKRVLKPGGRFLFSVWDRIEENIFADDVTNALARIFPNDPPRFLARTPHGYHDKDLIRSELEAAGFSQVEIETRAAQSRASSPRVPAVAYCQGSLLRNEIQARDPAGLEAATDYATSAIADRHGSGEVAAKIQAHVILTVA, encoded by the coding sequence ATGCTGGAAACGGACAAGGTCTTCGCCGGCTCGATCCCGGAAAACTACGACCGCCACATGGTGCCGTTGATTTTCGAGCCGTACGCCGCCGATCTTGCGCGACGGGCAGCGTCGCTATCGCCCGGTGCCGTCCTCGAAACCGCCGCGGGCACCGGGGTCGTCACCCGCGCGTTGGCGCCAAGACTGTCTCCCGGCGCGACCTATATCGTGACCGACCTCAACCAGCCGATGCTCGACCATGCCGCTTCGCGGCAAGGTCCCGACCGCCGCATCACATGGCGCCAAGCGGATGCGCTGGCGCTGCCGTTCGAGGATGCGGCCTTCGATGTCGTCTGCTGCCAGTTCGGCGCGATGTTCTTTCCCGACCGCTCGACTGCCTATCGCGAGGCAAAGCGCGTTCTCAAGCCCGGAGGGCGCTTCCTGTTCAGCGTATGGGACCGCATCGAGGAGAATATTTTCGCCGATGACGTGACGAATGCGCTCGCAAGGATCTTTCCGAACGACCCGCCGCGCTTTCTGGCACGCACGCCGCATGGCTACCACGACAAGGACTTGATCCGCAGCGAGCTGGAAGCAGCGGGTTTCTCCCAGGTGGAGATCGAGACGCGAGCAGCGCAAAGCCGCGCGTCCTCGCCGCGCGTTCCTGCCGTCGCCTATTGCCAGGGAAGCCTGCTTCGCAACGAAATCCAGGCCAGGGATCCGGCAGGACTGGAGGCAGCGACGGATTACGCCACATCCGCGATTGCGGACCGGCACGGCAGCGGCGAAGTCGCCGCCAAGATTCAGGCACATGTGATCTTGACTGTGGCCTGA
- a CDS encoding tlde1 domain-containing protein, whose protein sequence is MPAVGAALALWSVATMAGLYSVSTSLTAASNGLPQSLLAPRNIALADQRRKLANAWAPRLAATGPYKTGSLTGGCDAGCLGLATSFAHATPTRTTLVNDGKAARLKPAAPDSVAFEKLRVAREEAVKVASAADVADRFDSVVKRAGLSPQKLADAFQRAERAPFLLASLPAANRFGGAAETGPARTDPTQPDLAESGPAEARFGSNQVDVQRASELALALANVMPEETADVPTAVALANGGAPDLTADAPYNAGIQGEVQVASLPPQDELPDSVDVPGLRPRATLERATEAPEQNAARKPEPAKPQATQAAKPQATKPEPASSEPAAVDTAEGPQSPRSLRSSEQELPGVQGSKPINAGPAKRSKAQPSEMLAYAKPDTPERGGLGRAFGSLFNSPSTGNGVAVYDISAATVYMPDGSKLEAHSGYGSMVDQPRFVNRKNVGPTPPDTYNLSMRESRFHGVEAIRLTPTSGNNKYNRNGLLAHTYMLRGGRAESNGCVVFKDYQRFLSAYKKGKIKRLVVVPRLTRSPTQVAQEGRQG, encoded by the coding sequence GTGCCTGCTGTCGGCGCCGCCCTTGCCCTGTGGTCGGTGGCGACCATGGCCGGCCTCTACTCGGTGAGCACCTCTCTCACCGCTGCTTCCAACGGATTGCCGCAGAGCCTGCTTGCGCCGCGCAACATCGCGCTCGCCGACCAGCGCCGCAAGCTCGCCAATGCCTGGGCGCCGCGCCTGGCCGCGACGGGCCCCTACAAGACGGGTTCGCTCACCGGCGGCTGCGATGCCGGCTGCCTCGGCCTCGCCACCAGCTTCGCGCACGCCACCCCGACTCGCACCACCCTGGTTAACGACGGCAAGGCGGCGCGCTTGAAGCCGGCGGCGCCGGACAGCGTCGCGTTTGAAAAGCTCAGAGTTGCGCGTGAGGAGGCCGTGAAGGTAGCTTCCGCCGCGGACGTCGCCGACCGTTTCGACAGCGTCGTCAAGCGCGCCGGGCTTTCGCCGCAGAAACTTGCCGATGCCTTCCAGCGCGCCGAGCGCGCGCCTTTCCTGCTTGCGAGCCTGCCGGCGGCGAACCGCTTTGGCGGCGCGGCTGAGACCGGCCCGGCCCGGACCGATCCGACCCAGCCCGACCTGGCCGAGAGCGGCCCGGCCGAGGCACGCTTCGGCTCAAATCAGGTCGATGTCCAGCGTGCGTCCGAATTGGCGCTGGCGCTGGCCAATGTCATGCCTGAGGAGACGGCTGACGTGCCGACCGCCGTCGCGCTCGCCAACGGCGGTGCGCCGGACCTTACGGCCGACGCCCCCTACAACGCCGGAATACAGGGCGAAGTGCAGGTCGCCTCGCTGCCGCCGCAGGATGAATTGCCAGACAGCGTCGACGTGCCCGGCCTGAGGCCGCGCGCCACGCTCGAGCGCGCAACGGAGGCGCCCGAACAGAATGCCGCGCGGAAGCCGGAGCCGGCCAAGCCGCAGGCAACCCAGGCGGCAAAGCCCCAAGCTACCAAGCCGGAGCCTGCCAGCTCGGAGCCTGCCGCTGTCGATACCGCGGAAGGCCCGCAGTCACCGCGTTCGCTGAGGAGTTCCGAGCAGGAGCTTCCGGGCGTGCAGGGCTCGAAACCGATCAATGCCGGGCCGGCCAAGCGCAGCAAGGCGCAGCCCTCCGAGATGCTCGCCTATGCCAAGCCGGACACGCCCGAGCGCGGCGGCCTCGGCAGGGCTTTCGGGAGCCTGTTCAATTCGCCTTCGACGGGCAACGGCGTCGCCGTCTACGACATCTCGGCGGCGACGGTCTACATGCCCGACGGTTCGAAGCTCGAGGCGCATTCCGGGTATGGCTCGATGGTCGACCAGCCGCGCTTCGTCAACCGCAAGAATGTCGGCCCGACGCCGCCCGACACCTACAATCTGTCGATGCGTGAATCGCGCTTCCACGGGGTCGAGGCGATCCGGCTGACGCCGACCAGCGGCAACAACAAATATAACCGCAACGGCCTGCTCGCCCACACCTACATGCTGCGAGGCGGCCGCGCCGAATCCAATGGCTGCGTCGTCTTCAAGGACTATCAGCGCTTCCTGTCCGCCTACAAGAAAGGCAAGATCAAGCGCCTCGTCGTCGTCCCGCGGCTCACCAGGTCGCCCACCCAGGTCGCCCAGGAAGGGCGCCAGGGCTGA